The Kazachstania africana CBS 2517 chromosome 8, complete genome genome contains a region encoding:
- the KAFR0H03690 gene encoding uncharacterized protein (ancestral locus Anc_5.223), with the protein MVDPSKSRKDKVRSNTFHHFENNFIKKPAEKTSIMTSEIVSHERKKNNIVFQKYEQRKPSQKPVVDPIFTKRSLNQDSRNVENFTETPLVFRSDPKYNNITSSETTQHGGKRQNVLHNSNKVKKLTFVKTMTNGNNNNHLHAANLNTEAFQMHMSQDLAKQLDDTVSELANALHYKEGTSNESSSGRMMKNDNEFQDSLLLMQNNENSNAAIDPNVSLSSPDFIFSNKTDKPSLTGKFSSDTKVKLNKTQPQPPVIKGYSTYTFKVNLKDGTK; encoded by the coding sequence ATAAAGTTAGATCTAATACTTTCCATCATTTCGAGaacaattttatcaagaaGCCTGCTGAGAAGACTTCTATTATGACATCCGAGATTGTTTCCcatgaaagaaagaagaataacatcgttttccaaaaatatGAGCAAAGAAAACCCAGTCAGAAGCCAGTGGTGGATCcaatatttacaaaaaggAGCTTGAATCAAGATTCAAGAAACGTGGAAAATTTTACCGAGACTCCCCTGGTGTTTAGAAGTGATCctaaatataataatattacaagTTCAGAGACAACACAACATGGTGGGAAACGTCAAAATGTCCTGCATAATAGTAATAAGGTGAAGAAACTGACATTTGTTAAAACGATGACGAatggtaataataataaccaCTTGCATGCAGCTAATTTGAATACGGAGGCATTCCAAATGCATATGAGTCAAGACCTAGCGAAACAGCTGGATGATACCGTATCGGAGCTGGCAAATGCTTTGCATTACAAAGAAGGTACAAGTAATGAAAGTAGTTCTGGAAGGATGATGAAAAACGACAATGAATTTCAGGACTCTCTTTTGCTCAtgcaaaataatgaaaatagcAACGCAGCAATCGATCCTAATGTCAGTTTGAGTTCTCCAgatttcatattttctaataaaacAGACAAGCCTAGCTTGACGGGGAAATTCAGCTCCGACACCAAAGTGAAACTGAACAAGACGCAGCCGCAACCTCCTGTGATAAAGGGATACTCAACTTATACTTTCAAGGTGAATTTGAAAGACGGAACAAAATAA